The DNA window cccccctcccccaatggaatatcagcgcaactgcaagtgctggacagttaagcatacggaccccatagcatacaatgggctccgtgtgcttgccgcgcactgcccgcatgaatcatttgtgcggtcagagcgcggcaagcacacggagcccattgtatgctatggggtccgtgtgcttaactgtccagcgcttgcagttgcgctgatattccattcggggagggggaggtcctcctgcggactccttccggacgggaggcaagtgctaatttgaaccggcccttactcgtcctgcagaaccagcattgattggctgaatgctatacactgtatagcattcagccaatcaacactagttctgcagcaggctcgtctttgctagttgggagagctggcagcttgcggttaagcgggagctgactttttctcataggaatgcattgaccagtgttgattggccgtatgctatacagtgtacagcattcggccaatcaatgctggttctgccggttcTTGTCTGTGACGAAGCAGAGTCTACGATcgaaccacaatgaagactgctgtggttcgatcttagactccgcctccttgcagacgagcctccggcagaaccagcattgattggccgaatgctgtacactgtatagcattcggccaatcaatgctggtcaatgcattcctatgagaaaaagtcagctccctcgtaaccgcaagctgccagctctccagactagcaaagatgagcctgctgcagaaccagcgttgattgtccgaatgctatacactgtatagatttcggccaatcaacgctggttctgaatcgaatctttactgcgaataggagtagtattccatAGAGtataagtatttcgaataccgtagtattcgttcgaatacctactcgatcgaatactactcagtcatctctagtagtgacgtCATATGGCGttcgctgaggccgctgattggcctcagcagtctcgtGTAGTGGACCAGCAACTGaatggaccgcactgggaggcccTAGCACACAGAAAaaaggagagtatgattttttatttttttttcacttccctggtctatttaaaaaataaaaatttggccaggacaaaccctttaaactctgtaatgtcagaagggcagtgccaGACAGGGagatgtgactcagagctccaatcagaagcagccagtgtcagaatcacaccccttgcctgctcacaATACAGAACCTAAATAACATACGAGTCCCCCCAAACTAagtgcacttattgctcaggaactagagaaaaaattccaagtgtgctAGAATATATGGAGCAGCGCCTACTGATGATGCAAAGAGTTGcacttggtggaagtggtgaaaggtcctctataagctgCAGTTTTATCCAAACTGCGGTATATaatctttaaaaaacaaaaaaaacacaaattccATATATCTCCACACCTTGTTAGACATTACTTTTCTCTGGTACATACAAGCCATCAAGCATGCCTCAATCTGGATCTCACGTTCACAATGGTTAAACCGGTTGCCTAAATGTGTTACATACTGGATAAATCTatttcttgtaggcactgtaagtaATTTTTCACTTCATACAAGACAACATATATGTAGACTTTGTGAAGCATTGTTTAAAAACAgactacatttatatacagtattttagatCTTGGCTTTACGATTCCATTTGATTACTCAGATTTACTTTCAGAGTGTAAAATGTAACATCACTTTTATAGGCAATACTTCTTTATTCTTCCAGCTGCTACCACAATCCTTGCCTGTTTAAACACATACCTAGCATTCCCTGCGATCTGAGTTGTTATAATAGGTTATTTAAGTAGTTAAGTCAATGACCGTGATATAGCAGATGTTTTTACGCTTATTGTGCAAAGTAGACAGCAAAGTTAATAACTCgtttatgtattgtttttatgctTTTCACCTCTATTCTCATTGCATACAATGTGCAAATTATTCCCACAGCTATGTCACTGCTGTTCAGAAGAGACAAGTCAATAAGCTGTAGGCATTACCGGCATATTCAACTGCTCCAGTACTTTACCAAATCAATACAGATTTGTGCTACACATTCAAAAAACCACTGCTGAGCAAAACACTAAAAAAGGACCAATCAAAGTAATTTACAGTTCAACTGACCTTTCTGCTTTTCTCTGTTTTCCGTGATTCCTCTGTGCATTTATTTCTTTGTTCATTAAACATTTCAGACAGTCCGTGTATTGCATCAGAAGCCGAAGTTCTACTTTCTGCACCTAGAAATCAATTAAATGAAACATCTAATTAGGGCTCAAAAATATAAACCTTCAAAGTGCATATAACAATTCACAGCACCGAATATCGACAGGACGGACACAAGAGAACGCTATAATCGCCTCAGCCACTCATACGTAGGGCATTGAAAAATCACACGCAAAGCCATTATATCTATTTTCATGTCCAAGTATGACAGACCTCTAAAGGACATAAAAGAGTCATCTATGAAGAGATGCGTTTCATGCTAAAAGCCACATGCACCCTGAATTACTTTGTATCAAGCATAGCAGCAAAGATCAATCGGCTGTAAGGAAAACACATTGAGAAGGATGAATCACCCCGAGTCACATTTGAAGCACTTCTGCTTATATGCATATACTAACATGTACAGTAAATAAGGTACTTGACAAGCCATAAGCCAGTGGCTAATAGGAAGGTTTAAGTTCATGATCTTCTGCCCTTCACATCATAAAATATCTTAGGTCAACAAAGTAAAatgcagggaaaaaaatgtattattgatTGAGATTAAAACTAGCAATAAATAAGATCCAAGTGTGCGATTAGAGCTTCAGGATTACAGTTCCCTCCTGCTGTGCAGTACATCTCTGCATGGCCACATTCCACATACTAGTTCTCCACTTTGGCTTTTAGCAGGAATCAATATAGTCTTTGTGTGCCCTTTACTTTCCTGTGCTAAAAGTGTCATCTGCCATGTGGCAAAGCACCATGTTACAAAGAAAATTGCTAAAATCCCTTTTTATATAAACACATCCTCAAATAGccattataaaggctattccaggccTACCTGTAGTAGGTGCAACAGGTAGTTGTAGGTGCAAGTATGAACCTAGAGTAAGCAGATTGTCCAGACGAAAAGCAGAATATAAAACGTGAGAGGACTAAGCCACCCTCACCCCAGAAAGCAGTGAGTCACGTCATCCAACCTGGTGTCATGTTATAAACTTTGGAAAGAATACGAGGTGATATCACATAGCAGGAAAGACTGTTTGAACTCTGTTCGGAGTTTACATccctgaatctgcttgaaaaaaagctatgtatttaggaaaactcttcaagCTAACAGTATAGTTAGGATGCTTgaaatggaaatacccctttaactttacgggtattttttttttttttttttaatacctcaATGTGATTTTTAATGATAATGTGTACTGTTATTAGGGTTATTCCTTTTTTTCTTGTGAATTGTAAACGTCTGTAGTTTTGTGGACGTTTCAATAAACATATTAATGTAAAGGGAATATGGAAAAGACCTGAATCAATCAAATCAATCTGTGATTTTCCTGGCCACTGATCGTCCACATTGGTTATTACATTTTTCATAACTCAAGTTCCTTGCTCTGAATTTGTTTTACTAGCAAAAATATTAAATTTGAAAATTGGGCACGACTAAAGCTACCTAAGGGTAAGttgacactgggttttttggtcaggaagctgaggcagtggtggcctcaggttctggaccaaaaaacaggtagccgcgactgaatgccggtgcactgcactggcatccagtcgcatactccgctccggattaggcccaatgaatggacctagttgggaagagggagtgtcttcaagccaaATCACGAGGCCTATCAGGCCTGAAGAacgagcatcttgcttctttttctgggagccggaacaatccTGACCCTTTTTGgccttcggcctgaagacactccctcctcccaacaaggcccattcattggagtgcgcgactggatgccgatgcagtgcactggcattcagtcgcggctacccgttttttggtccagaacctaaagtggcctccgcctcaggttccggaccaaaaaaccccatgtgaacttaccctaaaggaggaATTGAGTGGTTTTGGGAATTATAAGTACTCTTTAATTTTCCATCTGTACAAGATGATTAAATGTAACTGAATAATTGTTTGATTACAAGCTATGCTTGTTAAAGAACAAACCTGGAAAACTGAACTATtgaaaagggaacctgtcaagtaTGAGATATTAAATTACCCATAGGTCCTTATGGAcagatggtttaaaggggtttgcctATGAGACAAGTTATTCCTCATCTATGCTCATCACtaagataggggataactttcAGATCAACATGAATGCAattactttctatggtctggcacttaccaaaaacccagccatgatattCTTATTGTGGCTAGATTCTCTTCTCATAGATGTAGTGTCAATGCtcgataacctgtccacaatagggAAATCATAGCTTTAATTTTGACAAGTCTTAGACAGAAAGTTTCTGTATTCATggttatatccattggcaacagatCAAAACAAATGACTATCGGCACTAATAGGGttccagaaaatctttaaaactctgctaaattttttttatccatgtggactcccccggacgaaatataaacgcagatgtaaaccaaccCTAATAATAGTAAAATTATGGAAAGACTATCACAAGGCATAGCAATGGCAGCTGCCATATAATCAATTAAAAAGGGACTAGATGAATTATAACTGATCTAACTATAAATTATAGAAAAACTTTGTTTTACTACTTAGATGATAATGTAGTGATTTATTCTTATTGCCAAAATTGGAGTCAGGAACAAATTTTTCCTCAATATGGTGTGATTGGCATCTGTCTCTTAGAAGTTTTCACCTTCCTCCGGATCAATGTTATATAGTTATATGTTGAAATTGATGGACCTACAAGTTTATACAACCTTATTGAATATGTAACATGTTCGATAATAAGGCTGAAGATGCTTTATACTGGGTTCAGAAGGCTCCCCAGGACatagctggcccttctaaccagcctgtcaagtctgtttctgtccctggcttgtatgctactcccccagcaggccactccgaagaagatggctgatgctaccacaaagctggtaaaggccctaagaagtgccccatgggctccaaaggccctcagtctcCTAAGAAGGTAGAGTCCGCTGTAACCCTTTCTGTACTGTATCAGGATAAaacaaaaagggcaaaaaataaaaaataaagataaaaagggAAAAAACTACTATACAAAGATAATTTAATAtgtaatttgttttatttttgtcagaAAACGATATATCTGGCTTAATCAATGGTTCTGCAGattcaaaataaaaaatgtcagaTACTGAATttcaaaatatataataattttttgtGATCCTAATCATCTCAGATCAGGAAAATTGGACCAAagctttaggcctcatgcacatgaaaattgaaaaaaaatggatggtTCATTTTTAATGTCCGGCTTCAATCCATGTCaaatttttcatccatttttgcacATCTGTCAGTTTTCAATATCCATTTGTCAACTGTATTAAACtgttcaaaaaaaaataaataaaaaaatcagaattttatttttttttgacagaCATTAAATATAGACCCTCAGACTTGTATTGTTCTATTGGGCTACAACCATTGGCTGCCATTCTTTTCAAAAGAGATGCGACTGACAGAGAAATATCTGTTTTTCATgaccatgtgcatgaggccttacagaTAAGTTGGTTTTCTTTAAGCCTAAACAAACTGTTCAATCATTAAGACATACCGTAATAGAGAAGGGGAGAAAAATTCATAAAACTACATTTTataaagaaaaaagttaaaaGGAATTTTCCACATTTAATTAAAAATAGGTGCAAATTGTTTAAAACAAAAATGGTTGCTCACCTCTTTATACTGGGTGTTCTGGCCCCACAGTGGCTGTTGTACCCctggtttttgttgcagagtgACTGCTGcagaggtgactgctgcagaGGTCACAAATAATACTACGTGTAAAATGGCTCTTATCACTGAGCCATTACTTAAGTAATACAAGCTGGGTTAAAAaacctgccattgatttcaatgtgtagcgcgcgtgagccggcacacattgaagtgaatggcatctgttttcaGCGCtgacactctgacacatgtatatgtgcggtgtgttactccgtgggaatggagcctaagagagaagttattttttaaatacaatttagggtttgttttgttttttttaatgtggaaaagccctttaatacaAGCAATTACTTTACAAAAATATAATCTTTTATTGAATAAGACTATACAATTAAgaacacaaaaataaaacagGGAAAATAAAAGGAGAGGTATTCATGTGTATTTCACAGTAGTTTCTGTCACCACTTCCACTTCCAAGCTCTTTGTATTCTCCAACAGGTGCCTCTACACAGTTCCtggcacagatggaatttttccCTCTAACCtctacctgacagtaaagagcatgAAAGTACTGAAAATAACAGAACTGATTGCAAGGGAATGgcgggagacaaaaaaaaaaaaattctgactgtataaaacaataaaaaaacaaacaaattccaACTGTATTAGAATCTATAGACTGGTGCCATTTGAAGAACGCAATTACTTGAAACTGGTGGAAGCaatgaaaagtcttctttaagtCCCAACAGAAGAAATAATCCTGTGGCACTTACCAGTTGTTTTCACATCAGACACATATTATAATATCTATCTTGAATGAACAGTGCAAAAGCGATGACTGTTTCACTTGCTGTATCCAAGCCTGCAGGATTATTCTTTCATTGGAAGTTTTGTGAACAAGTTATTTTTAATGGTAGAGCCGTACTAAAGGTCCTTGGTACCACAGTTTTCCATGAAGAGGCAGTGCCGATCTTTATATAGACTTTCAATATTTATTCCCATTACTGTATACATGCGATTGTCAAATCATCACAGCCAGTATCCTTTCTAACAATTTACCAAATAAAAGTATAGCTTCATGtaatataatccagagctgcaatcacaattCTGCTATTTGCTGCTGAGATCTGTCCAAAGCTTTTAGACACTCCTAAAACAGTTTAGCTGACCTACCTTTATACAATTCATCCGTACTGCACTGTATTCTGGGAGACTTAGTAAAGATAAGAAAGGGACACGGCAATACATAACCAAGGAATCATAGTTAGAATAGTAATTCAGAATTGTACTACAGGCTGAAAACCTGAATAAGCAAGGCAATCTGTAAAATTGCTCAAAATTTGTATATGTAGATTGCTAGTACATGCAACATGGTGTACTCTACTTTGCTGCCCATcagttacattaaaaaaaaaaaaacagtacataCAAGAATCTACCAGCGTTCCCTCAGGAAAGGCTGCTCAGCCCATCACTGTaagccaaaacctggagtggaacACAACCAGAAGCAAGTGTAATGAAAAGATATGCACCTTTTAAGTGTTTAGGTTCCACTCCTTATAGGATAGCTCCAGATATTTGCTTGTATACCCTAGCTTAAAGTGATTGGAGTCAGGGATCCTGTATGGACACATATTACAGTTATGAGATGCAATGTGAATCTTGCAGCTACTGAATACTTGAATTACAAATACACAATACAAGGAAAAAATACGTCAGCAAATTGTTGGTATTATCATTGTGCCATTCCGTTACACATAGTGCACATTATTCCTAATGTAGACAACATCTGTACGCCAGGTTTAATAGTTCAGTCAAACCACGGATGTATAATATCTGCTTATTAAAAAGATAGTGATTACAAGGCTCACGTACTTGGCTGAAATGGTTTCGTCTGTTTTCCGTGATCCGTGTCATTGACTAGATGCAAGTTCTCTTTAACACCAGGTACATCCTCCATTTTTATAGCTGTGGCCATTGATACGTTTTTCCTCACAGAGGTTGTGTGTATCTTGTTACCATTCTCAGCTACTTCAGATTTCTTAGAACTACTAGCAACTGGAGACTCCTTCTTATTTGAGGTGACACATTTTTTAGAACTTCTAGGATTTTTATTTGAAACCAAGTTTTCCGACGGTGATACAGAATGAGTTAGTGAATGCATAGTTTTCCTCTTTTTCACCGTGCGCTCTTCTTGCAGAGCGGCACCCATAGATCTTGTTCGTTTGCGGAAGTCATTAAGAGGTGGAGGGCTTGGTGACCTCCGTGGTTCCATAGTCAGTGAAATTCTACTCAGTTTACTCTCATGGTTATTTAAAGCTGAAGAAGTAAAAAAATCTTCAAATGTGTCAGGGTCTGTATTGCATGAGGATAAACAGGATTTTGCCACTTTCACAGCTTTATTTTTGACATGGGGACCTGAGACTTCAGATTTTAAACTCTGATTGCCCTTTTTCTTAGATTGTTCCTTTTCTTTACATAATGCAATAAGTTCATTTGCCATAGATGAATAGTCCAAACCTGAAACGCTCACCTTTTCAATGGGAGTGTCAGAAAACGCATCACTCCCATGGTCATCGACTGTTGTGCTATGAGCAGCTTTCACTTTATTGGACTTTAGATCCTTATGTGATATTTGTATTGAGAAGTTTTTAGTTTTCCCATCTACAGCATCAAAACTGACTTTGGAAACTGCTTTATTTTCCATAGATGTAAAATCGACATCCAGGGTTTCATTTAGAGTAAGAAGTGCTGCACTGTCATTCACATTTATACTGCCAGTGGGTCTGACTCGGTTTGATTTTCGTCTACTGACTTGAATTTCTGATCGTCTTTTTACTCTTACAGGACTAGATTTACCTTGTGCAGTATTTTGAGGTGATAAATCTGACTTTAAAGCAGCTGAATCAACTGGGTCTTCCTTATCTACATGGATTTTATTATTGCTTGCAATGCTAACTACTTCGCTCCCCTTCAAGACACTTTCAAAAAGGTCCTCATAGCTAGTATTAAGAGGGCTGGTGTTATTTTCTGAAAAACAGAATacaagaatattaaaaaaaaacagatactCAAATTTTATTAAAAAGTAAATTTGAAATATAGACATATGATTCAGTGTTAGAACATTTCATCACTTCAGTGAATAAGTCACCATAAccatgtttgttactcaatcacacaaaaactgctgaatggatttgaatgacatttggcacatagtttgtagccttgattaaaacataggctactttttatcccggtaaatgacatggcttcatgactgttatgaatttatgttcacatactatattacactgctcttgcagcagcttatctcaagttctgataaagccaggtctgttatctctctatgtaaacactcagctaaccttcagtccattgtgtacatgaatttgcatattatctgatctgctccaggcaacatgctgacacactggatgggaaaacacctttaatccaaactggtaatttgctacttttaaacatgccgggaaaaagaaaatctaatttgtcacaaaattctaaaacaacaacagctatgaaggtagccagaagtcacagagttctcctcaagtggagctgagggggaaatcatcggcgccaacaacacgctcattatatggcgtcccagcgagctactgagatgccagtACAATCACGGAGCACAGTggtaggaacaagttcagcagtaagACAGCTTAACaggtgccaaaacgccggagcaggcaaaccatcaacggcaacaatttgctgaatataggcggatcatctacgccaacaacatgcagacaaagtcacgggcagaggctagttaataCTAGAAATTAAAGAACAGAATGACAGCTGGGTGTTATCAGTTGGAGGGTTTGTCCCTACATACTCTCACACTGTCCATTCAGTGCCACACAGTCCTTAAGCACCCAAAAGATAATTTATTTGCAAATCTCTAGAACATATTATAgagacaacaacaacaacaaaatataGGTAcatgaggaaagaaaaaaaaagagcccCAGAATCGACATTTCAAGGCAATGCACCAAAATCAGGACAGAAGACAGatgcactttaaagaggacctttcaccatatccgggcacaggcagtgttatatactgccagaaagctgacagtgcgctgaattcagcgcactgttggctttcccgatctgtgcccggtgtgaagagcttacggcccggtaccgtagctcttctatggtcagaagggcgtttctgaccattagccagagacgtccttctgcctcgcggcgccaatcgcgctgtgctttggagcggggaggaacgccccctccctctgctcacacagctcgtccatagacgagcattatcaggagagggagggggcgttcctccccgctccacagcacagcgcgattggcgccgcgaggcagaaggacgtctctggctaatggtcagaaacgcccttctgactgtaaagcgctacggtaccgggaccgatagcgctttacaccgggcacggatcgggaaagccgacagtgcgctgaattcagcgcactgtcagctttctggcagtatataacactgcctgtgcccagatatggtgaaaggtcctctttaaggttgggttcacacttcTATCATGGTTTTCAGTAACTACTAACTAAAAGCATGCTGCAGTGCTGGATCAGTTTTACAATATCAAGGCACATgacagaccccactgactataatgggtttaAGTAATGATATCGTGGTTTTAGTTTCGACAAGAAAAATGGTGCTGCATTCTGAATTAGTCTTCTCTACAAATCAGACAGAACTGCCTCTCTCAGAGATGGAATGCACCA is part of the Leptodactylus fuscus isolate aLepFus1 chromosome 3, aLepFus1.hap2, whole genome shotgun sequence genome and encodes:
- the MCPH1 gene encoding microcephalin produces the protein MELSPSSGGSSILAGVVAFVDVWSSNQTENYSKMFSQQLLNLGAKVSKTFNKQVTHVVFKDGSQSTWDKAVKRKVKLVSVLWVEKCRETTAHVEESAHPAVNTSKGLLQLAKKKRKCMQPKDFVERTPENDRRLARKFDKMCKDLDVQKASVDVPLLSFDDDGTLLYSPKAVVADRCNAMEKRIQEMKNKRENLSPTASQVSQTFEFSSLKPSLGNSPSVIMGSPPENNTSPLNTSYEDLFESVLKGSEVVSIASNNKIHVDKEDPVDSAALKSDLSPQNTAQGKSSPVRVKRRSEIQVSRRKSNRVRPTGSINVNDSAALLTLNETLDVDFTSMENKAVSKVSFDAVDGKTKNFSIQISHKDLKSNKVKAAHSTTVDDHGSDAFSDTPIEKVSVSGLDYSSMANELIALCKEKEQSKKKGNQSLKSEVSGPHVKNKAVKVAKSCLSSCNTDPDTFEDFFTSSALNNHESKLSRISLTMEPRRSPSPPPLNDFRKRTRSMGAALQEERTVKKRKTMHSLTHSVSPSENLVSNKNPRSSKKCVTSNKKESPVASSSKKSEVAENGNKIHTTSVRKNVSMATAIKMEDVPGVKENLHLVNDTDHGKQTKPFQPSAESRTSASDAIHGLSEMFNEQRNKCTEESRKTEKSRKGTRSLVMTSMSSENQNTVIQVVKKFGGFVLSDEVCETTTHVIAGSPRRTLNIILGIARGCWILSYDWVLWCLERGHWIPEEPFELSDDFPGATICRLQRHLSAGEYHQDLFSSAPAIFISPHSQPPSDKLCDVVQLCGGKVCKTIRPANVCIGMFSGKKPPDLVCVSEKWLLDSITQHKLLPLENYHLE